One Cucurbita pepo subsp. pepo cultivar mu-cu-16 chromosome LG09, ASM280686v2, whole genome shotgun sequence DNA window includes the following coding sequences:
- the LOC111802436 gene encoding uncharacterized protein LOC111802436 isoform X4 — protein MVSTRRSGSLSGSNSKRSSSSEEKPSSPKRQKVENGCGSEKSMPAVENSKELCTPPTVDPGDHGPGGGPIVGVDAGEGVSSLKEDAAPAAVAVTTPIAEGTSLVGDRPRTSFSSWSHYASKQNTNFETTTPWCRLLSEFGQNSNVDIFSSHFTIGSSRGCNFPLKDHTISGTLCKIKHTQREGSTVAVLESTGGKGSVMVNGLAVKRNTSCVLNSGDEVVFGALGNHAYIFQQLMNDVSVKGLEVQSGVGKFLQLGKRTGDPSAVAGASILASLSSLREDISRWKPPSQTSSKTHQEVRNDKAVDSSTTNRNLVPGSNPDAVIEAGNVKLSGVNDLIGPLFRMLAQSTSCKLKLSKSICKQVMEERNQWIGELQPASTSGMSLRCAAFKEDVHAGIVDGRDLEVSFENFPYYLSENTKNVLISASFIHLKHKEHSKYTSELNTVNPRILLSGPAGSEIYQEMLAKALANYYGAKLLIFDSHSFLGGLSSKEAELPKDGINAAKSCNCSKQSIVSTEITKNTDQMAGDEDTPSSSNATLFAPDSQPKMEMDSIPSSSGTAKNNFLKIGDRVRFIGSASGGIYPTTSPSRGPPNGTRGKVVLTFDNNTSSKIGVKFDKLIPDGVDLGGYCEGGYGYFCYATDLRLENSGVEELDKILIDILFEAVFSESRNSPFILFMKDAEKSLVGNIDSYSTFKSRLEKLPDNVIVIGSHTHTDNRKEKSHPGGLLFTKFGSNQTALLDLAFPDSFGRLHDRGKEVPKATKLLTKLFPNKVTIHMPQDEGLLVSWKHQLERDAETLKMKGNLNQLRVVLSRSGMDCEGLETLCIKDQTLTNESAEKVVGWALSHHLMQNLEADPDSRVLLSSESIQYGIGILQAIQNETKSLKKSLKDVVTENEFEKRLLADVIPPSDIGVTFDDIGALENVKDTLKELVMLPLQRPELFCKGQLTKPCKGILLFGPPGTGKTMLAKAVATEAGANFINISMSSITSKWFGEGEKYVKAVFSLASKIAPSVVFVDEVDSMLGRRENPGEHEAMRKMKNEFMVNWDGLRTKDKERVLVLAATNRPFDLDEAVIRRLPRRLMVNLPDAPNRAKILKVILAKEDLSQDFDFDSVASMTDGYSGSDLKNLCVAAAHRPIKEILEKEKKEHAAALADGRPAPALSGSEDIRPLNMDDFKYAHERVCASVSSESVNMTELLQWNELYGEGGSRRKKALSYFM, from the exons ATGGTTTCAACGAGAAGAAGTGGATCTCTCTCTGGTAGCAATAGCAAGAGATCTTCGTCGTCGGAGGAGAAGCCATCGTCGCCGAAGCGTCAAAAG GTGGAAAATGGGTGTGGTTCAGAGAAATCGATGCCAGCGGTGGAGAATTCTAAGGAATTGTGTACCCCGCCGACTGTGGATCCTGGAGACCATGGACCTGGCGGTGGTCCGATCGTCGGAGTTGATGCTGGAGAAGGTGTGAGCTCTTTGAAGGAGGATGCTGCACCAGCGGCTGTCGCTGTTACCACTCCTATCGCAGAGG GAACTTCACTGGTAGGGGATAGGCCTAGGACTTCTTTTTCATCTTGGAGTCACTATGCTTCGAAGCAGAATACAAATTTTGAGACGACGACTCCTTGGTGTAGGCTTCTCTCAGAGTTCGGTCAG AACTCCAATGTTGATATTTTCTCGTCACATTTTACCATTGGTTCTAGTAGAGGTTGCAATTTTCCTTTGAAGGATCACACAATTAGTGGGACACTTTGCAAGATCAAGCACACTCAG CGTGAGGGTAGTACTGTAGCTGTGCTTGAAAGTACGGGAGGCAAGGGATCAGTGATGGTTAATGGGTTGGCAGTCAAGAGGAACACCAGCTGTGTGCTTAATTCTGGTGACGAGGTGGTCTTCGGTGCTTTGGGGAACCATGCTTAT ATATTTCAGCAACTTATGAATGATGTTTCAGTTAAGGGTTTAGAGGTTCAGAGTGGTGTTGGAAAATTCTTGCAGCTCGGAAAGAGGACTGGCGATCCTTCTGCTGTGGCTGGGGCCTCGATTTTGGCTTCTCTTTCAAGCCTCAGAGAGGATATATCACGTTGGAAGCCTCCTTCACAGACCAGCAGTAAAACACACCAAG AAGTACGAAATGATAAAGCTGTAGACTCAAGCACAACTAACAGGAATCTTGTTCCCGGCTCCAATCCAGACGCTGTCATAGAGGCAGGCAATGTAAAACTCTCTGGGGTGAATGATTTGATAGGGCCTTTGTTCAGGATGTTAGCTCAGTCAACTAGTTGTAAACTGAAATTGAGCAAAAGTATCTGTAAACAGGTaatggaagaaagaaaccAGTGGATTGGGGAGTTGCAGCCAGCATCAACCTCAGGAATGTCTTTGCGGTGTGCAGCATTTAAAGAAGACGTTCATGCGGGGATTGTTGATGGAAGGGACTTAGAGGTTTCATTTGAGAactttccatattatttgag TGAGAATACGAAGAATGTGCTTATTTCCGCTTCTTTCATACACTTGAAGCATAAAGAACATTCAAAGTATACATCAGAATTAAATACGGTGAATCCACGAATTCTACTTTCTGGTCCTGCTG GTTCAGAGATATATCAAGAGATGCTAGCAAAGGCACTTGCCAACTACTATGGGGCCAAGCTACTCATTTTTGATAGCCACTCATTTTTGGGT GGTTTATCATCAAAGGAAGCAGAGCTGCCGAAGGATGGAATTAATGCAGCAAAATCTTGTAATTGTTCTAAACAGAGTATTGTATCTACTGAGATTACCAAGAACACAGATCAAATGGCTGGTGATGAAGATACACCGAGCTCTTCAAATGCTACCTTGTTTGCCCCTGATTCTCAACCTAAGATGGAGATGGACTCAATACCATCATCCTCTGGGACAGCaaagaacaattttttaaaaattg GTGATAGAGTAAGATTTATTGGTTCAGCTTCTGGTGGGATATATCCAACAACGTCTCCCTCAAG GGGCCCACCCAATGGAACTCGTGGAAAGGTTGTATTAACTTTTGACAACAATACTTCGTCAAAAATTGGTGTTAAGTTTGATAAACTTATACCTGATGGAGTTGATCTTGGTGGATATTGTGAAGGAGGCTATGGATATTTCTGTTatg CTACCGATCTTCGTTTGGAGAACTCTGGCGTGGAAGAATTGGACAAGATActtattgatattttatttgag GCGGTGTTTAGTGAAAGCAGAAATTctcctttcattttgttcatgAAAGATGCGGAGAAGTCTCTTGTTGGTAATATAGATTCATAttctacttttaaaagtaGACTTGAAAAGCTTCCTGACAATGTTATTGTAATTGGCTCTCATACTCATACTGACAACCGCAAGGAGAAG TCGCATCCTGGTGGCCTACTTTTCACAAAATTTGGCAGCAATCAAACTGCCCTTCTTGACTTGGCATTTCCG GATAGTTTTGGAAGACTGCATGACCGAGGGAAAGAAGTTCCAAAAGCAACAAAACttcttacaaaattatttcccAATAAAGTTACTATCCACATGCCGCAG GATGAGGGCCTTCTTGTATCATGGAAGCACCAGCTAGAACGAGATGCCGAAACtctcaaaatgaaaggaaaccTTAATCAATTGCGTGTT GTTTTGAGTAGGAGTGGAATGGATTGTGAAGGTCTAGAGACCTTATGCATCAAGGATCAAACACTTACAAATGAGA GTGCGGAGAAGGTAGTTGGATGGGCCTTAAGCCATCATTTAATGCAGAATCTAGAAGCCGATCCTGATTCTAGAGTTCTTTTGTCTAGTGAGAG CATTCAATACGGGATTGGCATCTTACAGGCTATCCAGAATGAAACTAAGTCCTTGAAGAAGTCACTTAAG GATGTTGTTACGGAGAATGAATTTGAGAAAAGGCTTTTAGCAGACGTTATCCCACCCAGTGATATTGGAGTCACATTTGATGATATTGGAGCTCTTGAAAATGTGAAGGATACTCTAAAGGAGTTGGTGATGCTTCCTTTACAAAGGCCCGAGCTTTTCTGCAAGGGGCAGTTGACTAAG CCATGCAAGGGCATTCTGTTATTTGGTCCACCTGGAACAGGTAAGACGATGCTCGCAAAAGCTGTGGCTACTGAAGCTGGTGCAAATTTTATCAACATTTCCATGTCAAGCATTACGTCAAAG TGGTTTGGTGAGGGTGAGAAGTATGTGAAAGCTGTTTTCTCTCTAGCCAGTAAAATTGCCCCAAGTGTTGTATTTGTTGATGAA GTTGACAGCATGTTGGGTCGAAGAGAAAATCCAGGAGAACATGAGGCGATGCgaaagatgaaaaatgaatttatggTGAACTGGGATGGTTTGCGAACAAAAGACAAAGAAAGGGTGCTGGTTCTTGCAGCCACAAACAGACCTTTTGACCTTGATGAAGCTGTTATTCGAAGGCTTCCTCGTAG GTTGATGGTGAATTTGCCAGATGCTCCCAACAGAGCAAAGATACTCAAAGTTATTTTGGCGAAAGAAGATTTGTCTCAGGACTTCGATTTTGATTCAGTTGCTAGTATGACAGATGGATATTCTGGGAGTGACCTTAAG
- the LOC111802436 gene encoding uncharacterized protein LOC111802436 isoform X6 — protein MVSTRRSGSLSGSNSKRSSSSEEKPSSPKRQKVENGCGSEKSMPAVENSKELCTPPTVDPGDHGPGGGPIVGVDAGEGVSSLKEDAAPAAVAVTTPIAEGTSLVGDRPRTSFSSWSHYASKQNTNFETTTPWCRLLSEFGQNSNVDIFSSHFTIGSSRGCNFPLKDHTISGTLCKIKHTQREGSTVAVLESTGGKGSVMVNGLAVKRNTSCVLNSGDEVVFGALGNHAYIFQQLMNDVSVKGLEVQSGVGKFLQLGKRTGDPSAVAGASILASLSSLREDISRWKPPSQTSSKTHQGAELPSNSVVHDAMELDIDALEANSNPEVRNDKAVDSSTTNRNLVPGSNPDAVIEAGNVMEERNQWIGELQPASTSGMSLRCAAFKEDVHAGIVDGRDLEVSFENFPYYLSENTKNVLISASFIHLKHKEHSKYTSELNTVNPRILLSGPAGSEIYQEMLAKALANYYGAKLLIFDSHSFLGGLSSKEAELPKDGINAAKSCNCSKQSIVSTEITKNTDQMAGDEDTPSSSNATLFAPDSQPKMEMDSIPSSSGTAKNNFLKIGDRVRFIGSASGGIYPTTSPSRGPPNGTRGKVVLTFDNNTSSKIGVKFDKLIPDGVDLGGYCEGGYGYFCYATDLRLENSGVEELDKILIDILFEAVFSESRNSPFILFMKDAEKSLVGNIDSYSTFKSRLEKLPDNVIVIGSHTHTDNRKEKSHPGGLLFTKFGSNQTALLDLAFPDSFGRLHDRGKEVPKATKLLTKLFPNKVTIHMPQDEGLLVSWKHQLERDAETLKMKGNLNQLRVVLSRSGMDCEGLETLCIKDQTLTNESAEKVVGWALSHHLMQNLEADPDSRVLLSSESIQYGIGILQAIQNETKSLKKSLKDVVTENEFEKRLLADVIPPSDIGVTFDDIGALENVKDTLKELVMLPLQRPELFCKGQLTKPCKGILLFGPPGTGKTMLAKAVATEAGANFINISMSSITSKWFGEGEKYVKAVFSLASKIAPSVVFVDEVDSMLGRRENPGEHEAMRKMKNEFMVNWDGLRTKDKERVLVLAATNRPFDLDEAVIRRLPRRLMVNLPDAPNRAKILKVILAKEDLSQDFDFDSVASMTDGYSGSDLKNLCVAAAHRPIKEILEKEKKEHAAALADGRPAPALSGSEDIRPLNMDDFKYAHERVCASVSSESVNMTELLQWNELYGEGGSRRKKALSYFM, from the exons ATGGTTTCAACGAGAAGAAGTGGATCTCTCTCTGGTAGCAATAGCAAGAGATCTTCGTCGTCGGAGGAGAAGCCATCGTCGCCGAAGCGTCAAAAG GTGGAAAATGGGTGTGGTTCAGAGAAATCGATGCCAGCGGTGGAGAATTCTAAGGAATTGTGTACCCCGCCGACTGTGGATCCTGGAGACCATGGACCTGGCGGTGGTCCGATCGTCGGAGTTGATGCTGGAGAAGGTGTGAGCTCTTTGAAGGAGGATGCTGCACCAGCGGCTGTCGCTGTTACCACTCCTATCGCAGAGG GAACTTCACTGGTAGGGGATAGGCCTAGGACTTCTTTTTCATCTTGGAGTCACTATGCTTCGAAGCAGAATACAAATTTTGAGACGACGACTCCTTGGTGTAGGCTTCTCTCAGAGTTCGGTCAG AACTCCAATGTTGATATTTTCTCGTCACATTTTACCATTGGTTCTAGTAGAGGTTGCAATTTTCCTTTGAAGGATCACACAATTAGTGGGACACTTTGCAAGATCAAGCACACTCAG CGTGAGGGTAGTACTGTAGCTGTGCTTGAAAGTACGGGAGGCAAGGGATCAGTGATGGTTAATGGGTTGGCAGTCAAGAGGAACACCAGCTGTGTGCTTAATTCTGGTGACGAGGTGGTCTTCGGTGCTTTGGGGAACCATGCTTAT ATATTTCAGCAACTTATGAATGATGTTTCAGTTAAGGGTTTAGAGGTTCAGAGTGGTGTTGGAAAATTCTTGCAGCTCGGAAAGAGGACTGGCGATCCTTCTGCTGTGGCTGGGGCCTCGATTTTGGCTTCTCTTTCAAGCCTCAGAGAGGATATATCACGTTGGAAGCCTCCTTCACAGACCAGCAGTAAAACACACCAAGGTGCTGAACTACCTTCTAATTCTGTTGTTCATGATGCAATGGAACTTGACATTGATGCTCTTGAAGCCAACTCAAATCCAGAAGTACGAAATGATAAAGCTGTAGACTCAAGCACAACTAACAGGAATCTTGTTCCCGGCTCCAATCCAGACGCTGTCATAGAGGCAGGCAAT GTaatggaagaaagaaaccAGTGGATTGGGGAGTTGCAGCCAGCATCAACCTCAGGAATGTCTTTGCGGTGTGCAGCATTTAAAGAAGACGTTCATGCGGGGATTGTTGATGGAAGGGACTTAGAGGTTTCATTTGAGAactttccatattatttgag TGAGAATACGAAGAATGTGCTTATTTCCGCTTCTTTCATACACTTGAAGCATAAAGAACATTCAAAGTATACATCAGAATTAAATACGGTGAATCCACGAATTCTACTTTCTGGTCCTGCTG GTTCAGAGATATATCAAGAGATGCTAGCAAAGGCACTTGCCAACTACTATGGGGCCAAGCTACTCATTTTTGATAGCCACTCATTTTTGGGT GGTTTATCATCAAAGGAAGCAGAGCTGCCGAAGGATGGAATTAATGCAGCAAAATCTTGTAATTGTTCTAAACAGAGTATTGTATCTACTGAGATTACCAAGAACACAGATCAAATGGCTGGTGATGAAGATACACCGAGCTCTTCAAATGCTACCTTGTTTGCCCCTGATTCTCAACCTAAGATGGAGATGGACTCAATACCATCATCCTCTGGGACAGCaaagaacaattttttaaaaattg GTGATAGAGTAAGATTTATTGGTTCAGCTTCTGGTGGGATATATCCAACAACGTCTCCCTCAAG GGGCCCACCCAATGGAACTCGTGGAAAGGTTGTATTAACTTTTGACAACAATACTTCGTCAAAAATTGGTGTTAAGTTTGATAAACTTATACCTGATGGAGTTGATCTTGGTGGATATTGTGAAGGAGGCTATGGATATTTCTGTTatg CTACCGATCTTCGTTTGGAGAACTCTGGCGTGGAAGAATTGGACAAGATActtattgatattttatttgag GCGGTGTTTAGTGAAAGCAGAAATTctcctttcattttgttcatgAAAGATGCGGAGAAGTCTCTTGTTGGTAATATAGATTCATAttctacttttaaaagtaGACTTGAAAAGCTTCCTGACAATGTTATTGTAATTGGCTCTCATACTCATACTGACAACCGCAAGGAGAAG TCGCATCCTGGTGGCCTACTTTTCACAAAATTTGGCAGCAATCAAACTGCCCTTCTTGACTTGGCATTTCCG GATAGTTTTGGAAGACTGCATGACCGAGGGAAAGAAGTTCCAAAAGCAACAAAACttcttacaaaattatttcccAATAAAGTTACTATCCACATGCCGCAG GATGAGGGCCTTCTTGTATCATGGAAGCACCAGCTAGAACGAGATGCCGAAACtctcaaaatgaaaggaaaccTTAATCAATTGCGTGTT GTTTTGAGTAGGAGTGGAATGGATTGTGAAGGTCTAGAGACCTTATGCATCAAGGATCAAACACTTACAAATGAGA GTGCGGAGAAGGTAGTTGGATGGGCCTTAAGCCATCATTTAATGCAGAATCTAGAAGCCGATCCTGATTCTAGAGTTCTTTTGTCTAGTGAGAG CATTCAATACGGGATTGGCATCTTACAGGCTATCCAGAATGAAACTAAGTCCTTGAAGAAGTCACTTAAG GATGTTGTTACGGAGAATGAATTTGAGAAAAGGCTTTTAGCAGACGTTATCCCACCCAGTGATATTGGAGTCACATTTGATGATATTGGAGCTCTTGAAAATGTGAAGGATACTCTAAAGGAGTTGGTGATGCTTCCTTTACAAAGGCCCGAGCTTTTCTGCAAGGGGCAGTTGACTAAG CCATGCAAGGGCATTCTGTTATTTGGTCCACCTGGAACAGGTAAGACGATGCTCGCAAAAGCTGTGGCTACTGAAGCTGGTGCAAATTTTATCAACATTTCCATGTCAAGCATTACGTCAAAG TGGTTTGGTGAGGGTGAGAAGTATGTGAAAGCTGTTTTCTCTCTAGCCAGTAAAATTGCCCCAAGTGTTGTATTTGTTGATGAA GTTGACAGCATGTTGGGTCGAAGAGAAAATCCAGGAGAACATGAGGCGATGCgaaagatgaaaaatgaatttatggTGAACTGGGATGGTTTGCGAACAAAAGACAAAGAAAGGGTGCTGGTTCTTGCAGCCACAAACAGACCTTTTGACCTTGATGAAGCTGTTATTCGAAGGCTTCCTCGTAG GTTGATGGTGAATTTGCCAGATGCTCCCAACAGAGCAAAGATACTCAAAGTTATTTTGGCGAAAGAAGATTTGTCTCAGGACTTCGATTTTGATTCAGTTGCTAGTATGACAGATGGATATTCTGGGAGTGACCTTAAG
- the LOC111802436 gene encoding uncharacterized protein LOC111802436 isoform X10, producing MVSTRRSGSLSGSNSKRSSSSEEKPSSPKRQKVENGCGSEKSMPAVENSKELCTPPTVDPGDHGPGGGPIVGVDAGEGVSSLKEDAAPAAVAVTTPIAEGTSLVGDRPRTSFSSWSHYASKQNTNFETTTPWCRLLSEFGQNSNVDIFSSHFTIGSSRGCNFPLKDHTISGTLCKIKHTQREGSTVAVLESTGGKGSVMVNGLAVKRNTSCVLNSGDEVVFGALGNHAYIFQQLMNDVSVKGLEVQSGVGKFLQLGKRTGDPSAVAGASILASLSSLREDISRWKPPSQTSSKTHQEVRNDKAVDSSTTNRNLVPGSNPDAVIEVMEERNQWIGELQPASTSGMSLRCAAFKEDVHAGIVDGRDLEVSFENFPYYLSENTKNVLISASFIHLKHKEHSKYTSELNTVNPRILLSGPAGSEIYQEMLAKALANYYGAKLLIFDSHSFLGGLSSKEAELPKDGINAAKSCNCSKQSIVSTEITKNTDQMAGDEDTPSSSNATLFAPDSQPKMEMDSIPSSSGTAKNNFLKIGDRVRFIGSASGGIYPTTSPSRGPPNGTRGKVVLTFDNNTSSKIGVKFDKLIPDGVDLGGYCEGGYGYFCYATDLRLENSGVEELDKILIDILFEAVFSESRNSPFILFMKDAEKSLVGNIDSYSTFKSRLEKLPDNVIVIGSHTHTDNRKEKSHPGGLLFTKFGSNQTALLDLAFPDSFGRLHDRGKEVPKATKLLTKLFPNKVTIHMPQDEGLLVSWKHQLERDAETLKMKGNLNQLRVVLSRSGMDCEGLETLCIKDQTLTNESAEKVVGWALSHHLMQNLEADPDSRVLLSSESIQYGIGILQAIQNETKSLKKSLKDVVTENEFEKRLLADVIPPSDIGVTFDDIGALENVKDTLKELVMLPLQRPELFCKGQLTKPCKGILLFGPPGTGKTMLAKAVATEAGANFINISMSSITSKWFGEGEKYVKAVFSLASKIAPSVVFVDEVDSMLGRRENPGEHEAMRKMKNEFMVNWDGLRTKDKERVLVLAATNRPFDLDEAVIRRLPRRLMVNLPDAPNRAKILKVILAKEDLSQDFDFDSVASMTDGYSGSDLKNLCVAAAHRPIKEILEKEKKEHAAALADGRPAPALSGSEDIRPLNMDDFKYAHERVCASVSSESVNMTELLQWNELYGEGGSRRKKALSYFM from the exons ATGGTTTCAACGAGAAGAAGTGGATCTCTCTCTGGTAGCAATAGCAAGAGATCTTCGTCGTCGGAGGAGAAGCCATCGTCGCCGAAGCGTCAAAAG GTGGAAAATGGGTGTGGTTCAGAGAAATCGATGCCAGCGGTGGAGAATTCTAAGGAATTGTGTACCCCGCCGACTGTGGATCCTGGAGACCATGGACCTGGCGGTGGTCCGATCGTCGGAGTTGATGCTGGAGAAGGTGTGAGCTCTTTGAAGGAGGATGCTGCACCAGCGGCTGTCGCTGTTACCACTCCTATCGCAGAGG GAACTTCACTGGTAGGGGATAGGCCTAGGACTTCTTTTTCATCTTGGAGTCACTATGCTTCGAAGCAGAATACAAATTTTGAGACGACGACTCCTTGGTGTAGGCTTCTCTCAGAGTTCGGTCAG AACTCCAATGTTGATATTTTCTCGTCACATTTTACCATTGGTTCTAGTAGAGGTTGCAATTTTCCTTTGAAGGATCACACAATTAGTGGGACACTTTGCAAGATCAAGCACACTCAG CGTGAGGGTAGTACTGTAGCTGTGCTTGAAAGTACGGGAGGCAAGGGATCAGTGATGGTTAATGGGTTGGCAGTCAAGAGGAACACCAGCTGTGTGCTTAATTCTGGTGACGAGGTGGTCTTCGGTGCTTTGGGGAACCATGCTTAT ATATTTCAGCAACTTATGAATGATGTTTCAGTTAAGGGTTTAGAGGTTCAGAGTGGTGTTGGAAAATTCTTGCAGCTCGGAAAGAGGACTGGCGATCCTTCTGCTGTGGCTGGGGCCTCGATTTTGGCTTCTCTTTCAAGCCTCAGAGAGGATATATCACGTTGGAAGCCTCCTTCACAGACCAGCAGTAAAACACACCAAG AAGTACGAAATGATAAAGCTGTAGACTCAAGCACAACTAACAGGAATCTTGTTCCCGGCTCCAATCCAGACGCTGTCATAGAG GTaatggaagaaagaaaccAGTGGATTGGGGAGTTGCAGCCAGCATCAACCTCAGGAATGTCTTTGCGGTGTGCAGCATTTAAAGAAGACGTTCATGCGGGGATTGTTGATGGAAGGGACTTAGAGGTTTCATTTGAGAactttccatattatttgag TGAGAATACGAAGAATGTGCTTATTTCCGCTTCTTTCATACACTTGAAGCATAAAGAACATTCAAAGTATACATCAGAATTAAATACGGTGAATCCACGAATTCTACTTTCTGGTCCTGCTG GTTCAGAGATATATCAAGAGATGCTAGCAAAGGCACTTGCCAACTACTATGGGGCCAAGCTACTCATTTTTGATAGCCACTCATTTTTGGGT GGTTTATCATCAAAGGAAGCAGAGCTGCCGAAGGATGGAATTAATGCAGCAAAATCTTGTAATTGTTCTAAACAGAGTATTGTATCTACTGAGATTACCAAGAACACAGATCAAATGGCTGGTGATGAAGATACACCGAGCTCTTCAAATGCTACCTTGTTTGCCCCTGATTCTCAACCTAAGATGGAGATGGACTCAATACCATCATCCTCTGGGACAGCaaagaacaattttttaaaaattg GTGATAGAGTAAGATTTATTGGTTCAGCTTCTGGTGGGATATATCCAACAACGTCTCCCTCAAG GGGCCCACCCAATGGAACTCGTGGAAAGGTTGTATTAACTTTTGACAACAATACTTCGTCAAAAATTGGTGTTAAGTTTGATAAACTTATACCTGATGGAGTTGATCTTGGTGGATATTGTGAAGGAGGCTATGGATATTTCTGTTatg CTACCGATCTTCGTTTGGAGAACTCTGGCGTGGAAGAATTGGACAAGATActtattgatattttatttgag GCGGTGTTTAGTGAAAGCAGAAATTctcctttcattttgttcatgAAAGATGCGGAGAAGTCTCTTGTTGGTAATATAGATTCATAttctacttttaaaagtaGACTTGAAAAGCTTCCTGACAATGTTATTGTAATTGGCTCTCATACTCATACTGACAACCGCAAGGAGAAG TCGCATCCTGGTGGCCTACTTTTCACAAAATTTGGCAGCAATCAAACTGCCCTTCTTGACTTGGCATTTCCG GATAGTTTTGGAAGACTGCATGACCGAGGGAAAGAAGTTCCAAAAGCAACAAAACttcttacaaaattatttcccAATAAAGTTACTATCCACATGCCGCAG GATGAGGGCCTTCTTGTATCATGGAAGCACCAGCTAGAACGAGATGCCGAAACtctcaaaatgaaaggaaaccTTAATCAATTGCGTGTT GTTTTGAGTAGGAGTGGAATGGATTGTGAAGGTCTAGAGACCTTATGCATCAAGGATCAAACACTTACAAATGAGA GTGCGGAGAAGGTAGTTGGATGGGCCTTAAGCCATCATTTAATGCAGAATCTAGAAGCCGATCCTGATTCTAGAGTTCTTTTGTCTAGTGAGAG CATTCAATACGGGATTGGCATCTTACAGGCTATCCAGAATGAAACTAAGTCCTTGAAGAAGTCACTTAAG GATGTTGTTACGGAGAATGAATTTGAGAAAAGGCTTTTAGCAGACGTTATCCCACCCAGTGATATTGGAGTCACATTTGATGATATTGGAGCTCTTGAAAATGTGAAGGATACTCTAAAGGAGTTGGTGATGCTTCCTTTACAAAGGCCCGAGCTTTTCTGCAAGGGGCAGTTGACTAAG CCATGCAAGGGCATTCTGTTATTTGGTCCACCTGGAACAGGTAAGACGATGCTCGCAAAAGCTGTGGCTACTGAAGCTGGTGCAAATTTTATCAACATTTCCATGTCAAGCATTACGTCAAAG TGGTTTGGTGAGGGTGAGAAGTATGTGAAAGCTGTTTTCTCTCTAGCCAGTAAAATTGCCCCAAGTGTTGTATTTGTTGATGAA GTTGACAGCATGTTGGGTCGAAGAGAAAATCCAGGAGAACATGAGGCGATGCgaaagatgaaaaatgaatttatggTGAACTGGGATGGTTTGCGAACAAAAGACAAAGAAAGGGTGCTGGTTCTTGCAGCCACAAACAGACCTTTTGACCTTGATGAAGCTGTTATTCGAAGGCTTCCTCGTAG GTTGATGGTGAATTTGCCAGATGCTCCCAACAGAGCAAAGATACTCAAAGTTATTTTGGCGAAAGAAGATTTGTCTCAGGACTTCGATTTTGATTCAGTTGCTAGTATGACAGATGGATATTCTGGGAGTGACCTTAAG